The genomic segment AGGCGGTAGCCGAGTTCGTCGTCGAGGAACTGGGTGTGCGCGGGCGGCGCGGCGCCGAGCAGTTCGCCGACCAGCGCGCGGCGGCGTTCCTCCCCGGTGCAGGCCAGTTCGCCGGCGGCCTCGTCGTAGCGGGCGCTGACCAGGCCGAGCACCCGCGTGACGTACCCGAAGACGGCCGGGGTCCGGTCGCCGATCAGCTCGGCGACCGTGCCGTCCCCGCGTGCGGCGGCCTCGCCGACGATGGCCAGCCAGCGGTGCCAGAACTGTTCCAGGCCGACCCAGTAGGCGCGCTCCAGGTCCTCGAAGGGCAAACCCTGGTCGGCGACGACTTCGGCGAAGGCCAGTGCGTGCCCGAGTTGGGGTTCTTCGTGGTGCACCCGGCCCGACGCGACATCGGCGAGCAGGCCGATGTTGCCGCGGACACACCGCTTGAGCACCTCGTCGAACCGGGAATCCTTGGCGTGCCGTGGGAAAACCCGAGAGGCGATGGCGTCGTGCACCGTCTCCGCGATGGTCTCGACTTCGGCCGCGCTCGTGGTCCCCACCTCTCCCTGCCCGTTCCAGCGTAACGCCGATGCCATGTCCGGGCGGCACGACGAAAATTCCCGCCGCTCGCCGAGATTCCGAGCCCGCCGCTGACCGGCGGCGATCGCCGCGCGTACACGGGAACCGGCCGACGATACCCAAGTGGGCCTTTCGGGAACGGCGGCCGATGTGCCACCGGTAATTCGTTCTTCGCCGCGGGTTAGAGTCGCCGGGTGCGAAGGAAACTCCGATCACCGTTGCCCCAGCGGCACGGCCTCGATCCCGCCCGGCTGCGGTTGCCGGACGAGGGGCCGTGGGCGACCCTTCGCGAGCACCTGGTGGAACGGCTGCCGCGGGTCGATCCCGCGCGCATCGACGAACTGCTGGCCGAAGAGCGGATCGTCGGGCTCGACGGTCCACTCGGCCCGGACACCCCGTTCCGGCCCGGCACCTTCATCTGGTTCCACCGCGACCTGCCGGACGAGGTGCCGGTGCCGTTCGAGGTCGAGGTGCTGCACCGCGACGACGACCTGCTGGTGGTGGACAAGCCGCACTTCCTGGCCACCATCCCGCGTGGCAGGCACGTGCTGCAGACCGCGCTGGTCCGGCTGCGCCGCGACCTGGACCTGCCGCAGCTGAGCCCGGCGCACCGGCTGGACCGGGTGACCGCCGGGCTGCTGCTGTTCGTCGTCCGCCCGGAACTGCGTGGCGCGTACCAGACGATGTTCCGGGATCGCCTGGTGCACAAGGAATACGAGGCGATCGCGCCGGTGGCCCCCGGCTTGGACCTGCCGTGCGTGGTGCGCAGCCGGATCGTCAAGGAACGCGGGGTGCTGGCCGCGCAGGAGGTGCCGGGACCGCCGAACAGCGAAACCCGCGTCGAACTCGCGGAGACCCGCGACGACCTCGGCCGGTACCGCCTGCTGCCCGCCACCGGGCGCACGCACCAACTCCGGCTGCACATGAGCAGCCTCGGCATCCCCATCCTCGGCGACGACTTCTACCCCGTCCTCACCGAAACCGCCCTCGACGACTTCCGCCGCCCACTGCAATTGCTGGCGAAGGCACTGGAATTCACCGACCCGGTGAGCGGACGGCGCCGCCGCTTCGAAAGCCGCCGCACCCTCCAATCCTGGTCCGACCACCCCACCTGGGCAGCCTGATGTCACGAATGTGGCTTTCGAGACGCCAGACGTCCCGAAAGCTACATTCGTGACATCGGCCCGGCTCGTCGGCTGCGGGAGTGTGGGACTCGGCTGTCTGAGTGTGGGACTCGCCCGGGATGACGCGGGAGTCGGGCGAGTCCCACGTTCCTGCAGCCGAACCCCGCACTCGGGCAGCCGAGTTCCCCATTCGGGGCCCCAAAGCCAGCCAAGTCGGGGAAGGCTCCCACTCTCGGCAATGCTATGAGTGGGGCATTACTTGCATTCAATGCAAGTAATGCCCCACTCATAGCGTTCGGAGGGTGGCCCTATTCGGTGGCGAGGCGGGTGCCTTCCACTCGCGCGGTGATCTTGGCGAAGGCGATGTCCCGTGAGGTCGAGGTGTCGTCGGCGAACGGGGAGAAGCCGCAGTCGTCGCAGGTGCCGAGGCGGTCGGCCGGGAGGTATTCGGCCGCCAGCAGGACCCGGTCCCGGACCTGCTCGGCGGTTTCCACCACCGGGTTCACCGGGTCGGTCACCCCGACGAAGATCCGCTGCTCCGGCCGCGAGTACGTGCGGACGATGTCCAGCACCCGCCGCGGGTCGGGCTCGCTGGC from the Amycolatopsis magusensis genome contains:
- a CDS encoding RluA family pseudouridine synthase, encoding MRRKLRSPLPQRHGLDPARLRLPDEGPWATLREHLVERLPRVDPARIDELLAEERIVGLDGPLGPDTPFRPGTFIWFHRDLPDEVPVPFEVEVLHRDDDLLVVDKPHFLATIPRGRHVLQTALVRLRRDLDLPQLSPAHRLDRVTAGLLLFVVRPELRGAYQTMFRDRLVHKEYEAIAPVAPGLDLPCVVRSRIVKERGVLAAQEVPGPPNSETRVELAETRDDLGRYRLLPATGRTHQLRLHMSSLGIPILGDDFYPVLTETALDDFRRPLQLLAKALEFTDPVSGRRRRFESRRTLQSWSDHPTWAA